The genomic window AAAATATAAGGGTTGGTGACCACCCACTACTGTTGAACAGTACCGTCAATATGGATAGTCACCTGATCTGTAACCTATAGATCATTTCAGATAAGGAACGGTCTAAATGACTTATCTGAACATCTAAAATAACAAAGTTTAAGTTGGAAAAAAATAGCGATATATTAATTTGTGTTATATTAGGCATTAAATGTAACACATTGGTGAGTATATGGCAGAAGCAACTTTTACTTTTCGAGTGGACGAATCTTTAAAGCAAGAATTTTCTAGTTTTGCTAAAGAGATTGACCGTAGTGGTGCACAATTATTACGCGATTTCATGCGCGATTTCGTCAAAAAACAACAAGAAGCTGCATCTTATGATGTTTGGTTTCAACAACAAGTTCAAATTGGTTTAGATCAAGCTAATGCAG from Acinetobacter sp. TR3 includes these protein-coding regions:
- a CDS encoding CopG family ribbon-helix-helix protein codes for the protein MAEATFTFRVDESLKQEFSSFAKEIDRSGAQLLRDFMRDFVKKQQEAASYDVWFQQQVQIGLDQANAGNLISHEDVEAKFAAKRAATLARLAASQS